Sequence from the bacterium genome:
ATGACCCTTTAGAGAGTTCTGCAAGTTGTTTCAACATATATTCGTTTCTTCCTATATTTAAAAACTCGTCACCTTCTTTTCTTACAAGTACAGGGACCATATTTATTTTACCTTCTGAAATAGTTTTTAGAGTATACATACCTTCTGCTTGTGGTATAAAAGAGGTTCTCATCTCGTCTAACAATAGAGGTTCTGTTGTTCCGTCAGGATGTTGTAAGAGTGTTTCAAAAATTCTATTATTATTTTCATCTGTAAACTGAAATGTTGCTTCAAGTTTTTCTCCTATACTGCAGGTCTTTTTATTTATATTTATATACGGCACAACTTTACCTTCACCAATATAATCTTTAGGTGCCCATAAATATCTGATAAGTCTGCCCCAGAAAAACCTGTAGTCCGACTGCTCCTGTTCACTCCCAAATGCCCATTTCCATATATCATCGGTACCCACAAAAACACTCTTCCCACCTTCAACAGAAATATTGGTAGCAGAAAGAATAATAGGCATACCACTCTTTTCAATCTTTAGAAGTGGAACTGCGCCTTTTTGTAAACTATAAACACTATTTACTCTAGTTATAGACGGAAACCCTGTTTCTCTACCGCTAAAAATAGGGAGAGTGCTACCTTCATCAGTAATCTCTGGTAGAAATCTTCCTTCAAGTATATCAACTTTTTTGCTTGTTGTTATTGGAGAGGTAATATCGCTGAGTTCTGTACCTATAATCCCTTGCAAAAAATTGTCCCCACCAAGAAACATTAAACTTCGTCCTTTTTTTATATAAAAATCTTTGATATTCTTTCTCTGTTGTAAAGTAAAAGAGGAAAAGTTTATATCCCCAAAAATTATTATACTAAACTTTTCCAAAAATAGGTTATCAGAAAAAATATCAGCAGGGACACCTTTCCCTTCAACCTGTGCATACTGAAAAACATTATCCCCAACCTTAACAAGAAAAACAGGTACCAACCCCGAAGCGCTCTCTATATACCTTTTTAAATATTTGTATTCCCACCTAAGCCCATTTTCTACATAAAGAAGGTTTATTTTGGGCGAAATCGCTCTAACCATAAAAAACATTCTATTATTATCTTTTACCAGTTCACTCTTCTCTGGAAGAATCTCTACTTCGTAAATTTTCTCTCCTGCCGATGATACCATAACCTCAAAAACAACCATTGAAGACGCTTCTGATAAGAAAACTTCCTTCTCCTGCACAACCCTATTGTTCTCTTTCAATAAAACTTTTTTTGTAGTATTGTCGTAACCTTTCTGGTTTATATTGACCTCTGCCCTTAAAGATTCGCCTGTATATATAGGGGAGTTTGTTGTAACATCTGCCACACTTATATCCAAAATATCTTCTCCGCCCATACCAATAGAGATAATAGGAGTATTGAAAATATTATGTAGGACTTGCATATCTTCAACCCTACTTTCCTGACCGTCAGAAAAAAGTAGTACCGATTTGTATGTGTTACCAGTCTTTTTATTTAGTTGCTCAAGCCCAGAAAGAATAAAAGAAACATTCTGGTTCGGGCTCATATTATCTATCTTTTCTGTTTCAATTTTTTTAAGCGACTCTCCAACTGTATAAAACGAAATATCAAAATTTTTTAATAAAGGTTCAGTATTAACAAACTCTTTAACTTTATCTAAACGGGTTATCCCTTTTTGGTCAGAAATACCCATACTAAGAGAAGTATCAAAAATTACGCAAATTTTTTCTTTCACTCCAAAAGGAACTTTTAGAGAAACCTCTGGTTTAAAAATCATTGTAATAATAAGTAAAGAAGCAACAGTGTTGATAACAAAAAAGATTAGTCTCTTCTTTGAAAGATCTTTTTTGAAAAGATAAAAATTAAGCCAAAGAACTCCCGCTAAAATAAGAAATATAAAAAAAGTGTGTAAAATATGGTTAAAACCTATCTTAAACATTTTTTCCTTTACGTATTTTTCTAAAAATTTTAATTAAAAGGAGTTCAAGCAGAAATAAAATCAAAACTATATTTAAAAGTCCTTCAGAGATACCTTTTGTTCTACCTCTTTTGCTTAAAAACTCTCTTATTTTTTCTTTTTTTACAAACGTTATATTGGCTCTACCCAGTTTGTTTGTTATCTCTGTTGCATCTATCCTTGTTAGGTCGCTTTCTGTTGCATCTAAGTTAACAGGTATAATTTTTTTAATACTGTTTTTTCCTTTAGCAAACTCTAATATCCAGAACCCCGGTCCCTGAGGAGTAAACCCAACCTCTTCAGAAGAATCCTTTTTTAATACACTCTTTTCTCCGTCAGGTGTATAAAGATATACTGTCTCTACACCATAAGGAACCCGAATATTGTTCTTAACGCCAACAATAAAATTGTCTGTTTTAACACCCGAAAAATGTTCAAGAATATTGTTAACAAGAACTGGGAAAAAAGGTTTAAAATGTATATTTGTCCATTTATCATCTACAGGAAAAGAGAATAATAAGATTCTACCTTTCCCAACTTTTTTCTCAATAATAAGAGGTGTCCCTTCTGATGTGTTCAGTAGTGTATCACCAGTAATATCGGTTAAAGAAAATACCTGTCGAAAAATCACTGTCTTGGTATACTGCTGAACAACCCCTTTTAATGATATAAAGAGAGGATGAAAAGAATCTGATTCCCCAACCCTGACAGTTTTTGGGAAAGATTTTATAGATTTAAGTTTAGCTGGCATAAAAAACGGGATACCTATATTTACTGGTTGCCAATTTTGGTTGAAAGTTGCCGGCACAACCCTGCTACCGGGAAAACAAGCAACATTACCGCCGTTGTCAACATACCTATATATTTTTTCTGTCAACCCTTCAGGGAATACTCCATTGTTTGATATAAAAATTGCTAAAAAACTTTCAAGAAAAACGTCTTTCATATTTTGAGGAGCAACCCTTACAATCTCTATTTTTTCTCCTGAAACAACCTGTAAAGCTTTTTGAATATAAAAGGATTCCTCCTGTTCACCTACAATAAGAATTTTTTCGTTAGACTCTTCAATAAAAGAAGCGTAATAGATATTATCTGTTTGAAGAATATCGGTGTTGTTTATAGAGACAGTGAGCATACCTGCAACATCTGGCGTATTGAGGTTAACAACCTCTAACGATTCTGATTTCAATGAAACATTTTTTCTTCTCTCCCACCCTTCGCCATTCAATATAACTTCTACTGTGACATCTTCTTTGCCCCAGTTTTGTAGTTCTAATATTATATCGGACGTTCCAGGGATATGATAAACTTTTTTGAAACTGACATTGTTTGTATTTGCCTGACCTATATCAAAAAGAAGAAATTTTATATTTTTTTTACCAAAATTAGGTATATTAACATCTTTCCATACAAGTTTTTGAAGATCTGTAAAGAAACATATAACCTTATCTCCTTTTTCTTTCTCAAGAAGTTTTAATGATTCTTCTAAAGATACAGAAAGATTGCCCGATTGAAAGGATATATCTTTTCTTTTTATTACAGAGATTGCTTCTGAATAATTGTGTGTGAAAGGGTAGGTATCTCCACTAAGGTAAACCAGGGCAACCCGAGCTGGTCTTCTTATATACGAAAGTGTCTCAAGAAGGAGAGTTTTATATTTTTCTGAAGGGTTGTTTACATCAATTGCGTTCATACTGTAAGAATCGTCAATAAGAAATAAGATATATCCTTCCTCAGAAAATGGAGAACTAACTTTAAATACAGGGTTTGAAAGTATAAGTAAAAGAAAAAACAGAAGTAGCATTCTTACCACCAGAATAATAATGTCTTCAACTTTTTTTCTGCGACCTGAGATTGAATTAGCAATTTTCAAAAACTTTATTGATGGGAACAGTATTGGTTTACCCTTTTTACGGCTAAAAAGATGTATAAGGATAGGTAAAGATACTCCTGTTAGTGCCCAAAGATAAATAGGATTTAAGAAATGCATTTTATTAAATAGACGATTGTTACCATTAAATTAGTAATGTTCAAAAACTATAAACATAAACTTTTCATATTCTAACAGGTTAACTATAGTTTTTACTTACCTTGATTTTAAATAATTATAAAGAAAAGAATCAAATAAGGTATCTGTTGAGGTTGTAGCGTATTCTATCCTTTTTTCACCACAACCTTTACGGATAGATAAAATAAACTCTTTCATAAGTTTTAGGTAAACATCTTTTAGGTAAGAAGTTCCAGCAAGAACTTTTTCTCCGTTCTCCATATCTTGAAATTCGCAATCCCCAGTAAAAGGAAATTGTAGTTCAGCAGGGTCAAGTAGATGTAGGACTATAACCTCGTTGTGTCGGTGACGAAAATGTGATAACCCTCTCATTATTTCGTCTTGTTTATCCATAAGGTCTGATAACAGTATAACCAAACTACGTTTTTTGATATTAATAGATATTTTATCTAAAACTTTTCCTATAGATGTTTCTTTACCGGGAGTAATATTCTCAAGTGAACTGAAAATATTCTGTAGGTGTGAAACTGTTGAGACAGGATGTATAAACTCTTGTATATCTGTATCAAAAGTTACCAACCCTACTGAATCTCTCTGTTTTACCATAATGTAACTAAGAATAGAAGCAAGCATAACCCCGTATTGCAATTTAGTTACTGCCTTGCTACCATAATTCATTGAATTGCTTATATCAAGCAGGATGTAAGCTTTAAGATTTGTCTCTTCTTTGTAAACCTTAACATAAAACCTATCTGTCTTACCAAAGACTTTCCAGTCAAGGTATCTTAAGTCTTCGCCGGGGGTGTATTGTCTATGTTCAGAAAAATCTACGCTAAAACCTCTATGAGGGCTTTGATGTAAACCAGCAATAAAACCTTCAACTACCGTTTTTGCAATAAGCGAAAGGTTAGCAAATTTTACCAGAATACTTGGATCAAAAATATTGTTGGTTGCCATTATTAAACTTCTTTCTTTTTATCAAGCAGGTATTCCACTATACGAGAAGAATTTACACCTTCGGCGTCTGCGTTAAAATTGGTAAAAATTCTATGCCTTAAAACGCTTTTTGCAACTTCTCTTATATCATTTATTGAAACATTTACATCCCCTCTCATAGCGGCTTTTGTTTTTGCAGCAAGGATAAGGTGTTGCGAAGCTCTTGGACCTGCTCCCCAACTTACATAGTTATCAATAAATTCCAAACTACCTACCTCTTTAGGGCGGGTACTCCTTACCAGATTAACTCCATAAGATACTACATAATCTGAGACTGGTATTTTTTTTACCAACAACTGGTATTTCTTTATATCTTCGCCACTAATAACTTTGTTGACTAATATATCAGAAAAACCTGTAGTGTTTTCCACAATCTTCTTCTCTTGATTTTCATCAGGATAATCCATAACGATACTAACCATAAACCTATCAAGTTGGGCTTCAGGTAAAGGGTAGGTACCTTCCAACTCTATTGGGTTTTGGGTTGCCATAACAAGAAAAGGAAATGGTAACGGATAAAAAACTCCGCCTACTGTTACATTAAACTCCTGCATCGCTTCTAACAGTGCTGCCTGAGTTTTTGGTGGTGTACGGTTAATCTCATCTGCAAGTATAAGGTTGGCAAAAATAGGTCCTTGTATAAACCTCAAACTTCTGCTTCTGGTAACCTTGTCTTCCTCTATAACTTCTGTTCCAGTTATATCAGCAGGCATAAGGTCAGGTGTAAACTGTATTCTTTTAAAGTTAAGGTCAAGTATGCCAGCAAGAGTTCTAACCATAAGAGTTTTTG
This genomic interval carries:
- a CDS encoding BatA domain-containing protein, producing MHFLNPIYLWALTGVSLPILIHLFSRKKGKPILFPSIKFLKIANSISGRRKKVEDIIILVVRMLLLFFLLLILSNPVFKVSSPFSEEGYILFLIDDSYSMNAIDVNNPSEKYKTLLLETLSYIRRPARVALVYLSGDTYPFTHNYSEAISVIKRKDISFQSGNLSVSLEESLKLLEKEKGDKVICFFTDLQKLVWKDVNIPNFGKKNIKFLLFDIGQANTNNVSFKKVYHIPGTSDIILELQNWGKEDVTVEVILNGEGWERRKNVSLKSESLEVVNLNTPDVAGMLTVSINNTDILQTDNIYYASFIEESNEKILIVGEQEESFYIQKALQVVSGEKIEIVRVAPQNMKDVFLESFLAIFISNNGVFPEGLTEKIYRYVDNGGNVACFPGSRVVPATFNQNWQPVNIGIPFFMPAKLKSIKSFPKTVRVGESDSFHPLFISLKGVVQQYTKTVIFRQVFSLTDITGDTLLNTSEGTPLIIEKKVGKGRILLFSFPVDDKWTNIHFKPFFPVLVNNILEHFSGVKTDNFIVGVKNNIRVPYGVETVYLYTPDGEKSVLKKDSSEEVGFTPQGPGFWILEFAKGKNSIKKIIPVNLDATESDLTRIDATEITNKLGRANITFVKKEKIREFLSKRGRTKGISEGLLNIVLILFLLELLLIKIFRKIRKGKNV
- a CDS encoding DUF58 domain-containing protein — translated: MATNNIFDPSILVKFANLSLIAKTVVEGFIAGLHQSPHRGFSVDFSEHRQYTPGEDLRYLDWKVFGKTDRFYVKVYKEETNLKAYILLDISNSMNYGSKAVTKLQYGVMLASILSYIMVKQRDSVGLVTFDTDIQEFIHPVSTVSHLQNIFSSLENITPGKETSIGKVLDKISINIKKRSLVILLSDLMDKQDEIMRGLSHFRHRHNEVIVLHLLDPAELQFPFTGDCEFQDMENGEKVLAGTSYLKDVYLKLMKEFILSIRKGCGEKRIEYATTSTDTLFDSFLYNYLKSR
- a CDS encoding AAA family ATPase produces the protein MDDIEILQELKDVKEKILTEIHKVIVGQDSIIEEILMGLFAGGHCLLVGVPGLAKTLMVRTLAGILDLNFKRIQFTPDLMPADITGTEVIEEDKVTRSRSLRFIQGPIFANLILADEINRTPPKTQAALLEAMQEFNVTVGGVFYPLPFPFLVMATQNPIELEGTYPLPEAQLDRFMVSIVMDYPDENQEKKIVENTTGFSDILVNKVISGEDIKKYQLLVKKIPVSDYVVSYGVNLVRSTRPKEVGSLEFIDNYVSWGAGPRASQHLILAAKTKAAMRGDVNVSINDIREVAKSVLRHRIFTNFNADAEGVNSSRIVEYLLDKKKEV